In Dromiciops gliroides isolate mDroGli1 chromosome 4, mDroGli1.pri, whole genome shotgun sequence, one DNA window encodes the following:
- the LOC122755006 gene encoding 60S ribosomal protein L32-like has protein sequence MPALRPLMKPKIIKKRNKFICHQSYLYVKIKRNRFKPRDIDNRSQRKFKGQILMPNIDYGSNKKMKHMLPNGLRNFLMHNVKEIEVLLMYNKTYCAEIAHNVSLKNQKVIVERAAQLAIKITNPNARMRSEENE, from the coding sequence ATGCCTGCCCTCAGACCTCTCATGAAGCCCAAAATCATCAAGAAGAGGAACAAGTTCATCTGCCACCAGTCATACCTATATGTCAAGATCAAGAGAAACAGGTTTAAGCCAAGAGACATTGACAATAGATCACAAAGAAAATTCAAGGGCCAGATCTTGATGCCCAATATTGATTATGGAAGCAATAAGAAGATGAAACATATGTTACCTAATGGATTAAGGAACTTTCTGATGCACAATGTCAAAGAGATAGAAGTGCTGCTGATGTACAACAAAACTTACTGTGCTGAGATTGCTCACAATGTTTCCTTGAAGAATCAGAAAGTCATAGTTGAGAGAGCAGCTCAGCTAGCCATCAAGATCACCAATCCAAATGCTAGAATGAGaagtgaagaaaatgagtaa